The following coding sequences are from one Nicotiana tabacum cultivar K326 chromosome 1, ASM71507v2, whole genome shotgun sequence window:
- the LOC142164775 gene encoding ATP-dependent DNA helicase RRM3-like gives MELSSKDGGKRQKRSVIGRIATANLREGERYYLKLLLNHVRGPFSFEDLLMVNERDCQTFKEAVKERGLLESDNSISECLREAVLFKMPSALRNLFATILVHCDPTDIRKLWDTYCEDMSEDFRRIHKYLSDTQLQCTLKSINYFLQSMGKSAGKYDLPKLNQCRDENVPTECREIIEEKAIQVSEEDFNAQSKLNPEQEQAFKIILQRVDFGRAGLFFVDGPGGTGKTFLYRALLANVRSRSMIALATTTSGVAATILPGGRTVHSRFDIPLETSEIIITNMSKQSGGAKLIRKAKLILWDEEPMAMRQTIKTVDRSFGDIMDVDEPFGGKIMIFGGDFRQVLPVVPKSTRVETVNASLVRSYLWPKMEKDLTNKKYESKDRSSIQ, from the exons ATGGAACTCTCAAGCAAAGACGGGGGCAAAAGACAAAAAAGATCGGTAATTGGTCGAATTGCTACAG CTAATCTTAGAGAAGGTGAAAGGTACTACTTGAAATTGTTGCTGAATCATGTCAGAGGACCATTTTCGTTCGAAGACTTACTCATGGTTAATGAAAGAGACTGTCAAACATTCAAGGAAGCTGTAAAAGAAAGAGGGTTACTAGAATCAGATAACAGTATTTCTGAATGCTTACGCGAGGCAGTTCTCTTCAAAATGCCATCGGCTCTTAGAAATTTGTTTGCAACTATATTGGTACATTGTGATCCAACGGACATTAGAAAATTGTGGGACACATATTGCGAGGATATGTCAGAGGACTTTAGAAGAATACATAAATATTTATCTGATACTCAACTACAATGCACGTTGAAGAGCATTAATTATTTTCTACAAAGCATGGGCAAGAGTGCTGGAAAATATGATTTACCTAAACTCAATCAGTGTCGAGATGAAAATGTTCCCACAGAATGCAGAGAGATTATTGAAGAAAAGGCTATACAAGTGTCTGAAGAAGATTTTAatgcacaatcaaagctaaatcctgaaCAAGAGCAAGCTTTCAAGATTATATTGCAAAGAGTCGATTTTGGTAGAGCAGGTTTGTTCTTTGTAGATGGCCCAGGAGGAACCGGAAAAACATTCCTTTATCgtgcattacttgcaaatgtcaGATCAAGAAGTATGATAGCATTAGCAACAACAACAAGTGGTGTAGCAGCAACAATTTTACCAGGGGGTCGTACCGTTCACTCTAGATTCGACATACCTCTTGAAACAAGTGAAATAATCATCACAAATATGTCAAAGCAGAGTGGTGGAGCTAAATTGATACGAAAGGCAAAGTTGATATTATGGGATGAAGAGCCTATGGCAATGCGTCAAACTATCAAAACAGTTGACAGGAGCTTCGGAGATATAATGGATGTAGATGAACCGTTTGGTGGAAAAATAATGATTTTTGGAGGTGATTTTcgtcaagtactaccagtagttccaaaatcaaCAAGAGTTGAGACTGTAAATGCTAGCTTGGTTAGATCGTACTTATGGCCTAAAATGGAAAAAGATTTAACTAACAAAAAATATGAGAGCAAGGACAGATCCAGCATTCAGTGA